In Camelus bactrianus isolate YW-2024 breed Bactrian camel chromosome 10, ASM4877302v1, whole genome shotgun sequence, a genomic segment contains:
- the OR51A7 gene encoding olfactory receptor 51A7 produces the protein MSVLNNSEVQLFLLIGIPGLEHAHLWISIPICLMYLVAILGNSTILFFIKTEPSLHEPMYYFLAMLAICDLGLSFSSLPTMMRIFLFNAMGISPNACFAQEFFIHGFTVMESSVLLVMSFDRFLAIHNPLRYNSLLTSKKVAKTGLILATRSILLVLPFPFTLRRLKYCQKNVLSHSYCLHHDTMKLACSDNKINVIYGFFVALCTMLDLALIVLSYTFILKTVLSIASLAERLKALNTYVSHICAVLIFYIPIITLAAIHRFAKHKSPLIVILIADIFLLLPPQ, from the coding sequence ATGTCTGTTCTCAACAACTCTGAGGTTCAACTTTTCCTTCTGATTGGAATTCCAGGACTGGAACATGCTCACCTATGGATCTCCATTCCCATTTGTCTCATGTATCTGGTTGCCATCTTAGGCAACAGTACCATCCTCTTTTTCATAAAGACAGAGCCCTCACTTCATGAGCCCATGTATTATTTCCTTGCCATGTTGGCAATCTGTGATCTGGGCctgtctttctcctctcttcctacCATGATGAGAATCTTCTTATTCAATGCCATGGGAATTTCACCCAATGCCTGTTTTGCTCAAGAATTCTTCATCCATGGATTCACGGTCATGGAATCTTCAGTGCTTCTAGTAATGTCTTTCGATCGTTTTCTTGCCATTCACAACCCCCTGAGATATAATTCTCTCCTCACTAGCAAAAAAGTTGCTAAAACGGGACTGATCTTAGCCACCAGAAGCATTCTCTTAGTGCTTCCATTTCCCTTCACTCTAAGGAGACTGAAATATTGTCAGAAGAATGTCCTCTCTCACTCATACTGTCTTCATCATGATACCATGAAGCTGGCCTGCTCTGACAACAAGATCAATGTTATCTATGGCTTCTTTGTTGCTCTCTGCACTATGCTGGACTTGGCTTTAATTGTTCTGTCTTATACATTTATCCTGAAGACTGTACTCAGCATCGCATCTCTGGCAGAGAGACTCAAGGCCCTTAACACCTACGTCTCCCACATCTGTGCTGTGCTCATTTTCTACATACCCATCATCACCCTGGCAGCCATACACCGCTTTGCCAAGCACAAAAGCCCCCTTATTGTAATCCTTATTGCAGATATATTCTTGTTGTTGCCGCCCCAATGA